A portion of the Parasedimentitalea marina genome contains these proteins:
- a CDS encoding serine O-acetyltransferase, whose protein sequence is MKLINDIHALLNTTPDLTKVLNLGHFADFPAFAGTLLASSCSTPALGEVVRNVYDSDPILVEMSCYDIAETARRNFEPGGPAATVLFARGVHAIMGHRVAHKLWDDGNTALSLATKSSFGRAFSTDIHPAAQIGPGLWLDHGLGFVAGETAVIAEDVSIWHNVTLGGTLNDSGSHRHPHVGRGAVIGAGAMLLGGITIGANANIAAGSIVVQDVPPGALAVGHKARIQGEAQISFSPKPEIS, encoded by the coding sequence ATGAAACTTATCAATGATATTCACGCTTTACTAAATACTACGCCAGACTTAACGAAGGTTCTGAACTTAGGCCACTTCGCGGATTTCCCTGCATTCGCCGGAACCCTACTCGCCAGCAGTTGTAGCACCCCCGCGCTCGGTGAAGTGGTCCGCAACGTATATGACAGTGATCCCATTCTGGTAGAGATGTCGTGTTATGACATCGCCGAAACCGCACGTCGTAATTTTGAGCCCGGCGGGCCTGCTGCTACAGTTCTGTTTGCACGCGGCGTCCATGCTATTATGGGGCACCGCGTTGCGCATAAACTTTGGGATGACGGCAACACGGCGCTGTCTCTCGCAACAAAATCCAGCTTTGGGCGCGCTTTCTCAACGGATATTCACCCCGCTGCGCAGATTGGACCAGGCCTTTGGCTCGACCATGGCTTGGGATTTGTCGCGGGTGAAACCGCTGTCATCGCCGAAGACGTTTCAATCTGGCATAACGTCACCCTTGGCGGCACACTGAATGATAGCGGATCCCATCGTCATCCCCATGTCGGTCGTGGCGCGGTTATAGGCGCAGGTGCGATGTTATTGGGCGGCATCACCATTGGGGCCAATGCCAATATCGCTGCTGGGTCGATTGTTGTGCAAGACGTTCCCCCAGGTGCACTTGCCGTGGGACACAAAGCCCGAATCCAGGGCGAGGCCCAAATTAGTTTCAGCCCCAAGCCGGAGATCTCATAA
- a CDS encoding VOC family protein has protein sequence MNASFGIDHPLLATNDIEGLRKRLISLGFNMTAIGRHPWGTSTSLAMFNGCLIEIMGIYDEALLDEVPSGNFRFGRHVYEHLQIREGVALSALHSTDSIADARKAKAAGFIVAGRLEFGRNVILPDGTEGRTKTTLALLPDEKFPRLSLFLCQQHRPELIYVPEWLEHPNKVSGICGVNILAGKQFHAELKARFEGIYKSCNLINGGFQCQTANGIIRILEIDTFEQVIGPLPDGLRKDNSPCIAGMDLVMSDPNMTHEFLKKSNIEFRIIENGFTLTNPSLTANTILRMLNK, from the coding sequence ATGAATGCGTCCTTTGGCATTGATCATCCGTTGCTTGCAACCAACGACATCGAAGGACTACGTAAAAGGCTGATATCACTGGGGTTTAACATGACCGCCATCGGGAGGCACCCATGGGGTACCAGCACCAGCCTTGCAATGTTCAACGGGTGTTTGATTGAAATTATGGGCATATATGACGAAGCCCTTTTGGACGAGGTCCCCTCTGGTAATTTCCGCTTTGGTCGTCATGTTTATGAGCATCTTCAGATCCGTGAGGGCGTCGCGTTGTCGGCCTTGCACAGCACCGATTCAATTGCCGATGCCCGAAAGGCAAAGGCAGCAGGCTTCATCGTTGCCGGGCGTCTTGAATTTGGTCGTAATGTGATCCTGCCAGATGGGACCGAAGGACGAACTAAAACCACCCTCGCGTTGCTTCCTGACGAAAAGTTCCCGCGCCTGTCACTGTTCCTTTGCCAACAACATCGCCCTGAATTGATCTATGTGCCTGAATGGTTAGAGCATCCAAATAAAGTCAGTGGAATATGTGGGGTCAACATACTGGCAGGTAAACAATTTCACGCTGAATTAAAGGCACGGTTTGAAGGTATATATAAAAGTTGCAATTTGATAAATGGTGGATTTCAATGCCAGACGGCCAACGGCATCATCCGTATACTGGAGATCGATACATTCGAACAGGTCATTGGACCTCTTCCCGATGGGTTACGAAAGGACAATTCCCCCTGCATCGCAGGCATGGATTTAGTCATGTCCGATCCAAATATGACGCATGAATTCCTAAAGAAATCCAACATTGAATTCCGTATCATCGAAAATGGATTTACACTTACAAATCCGTCATTGACCGCGAATACAATCCTACGAATGCTCAATAAATAA
- a CDS encoding flagellin, with protein MTSINTNSGALTALQMLGGTVEQREVVQEDIATGKEVDTAKDNAALWAISQVMEVDVAGFAAVSGSLTLGEATASVAAVGAERMTDVLLEMKQLTIIAGSGAVDYGKIEAQMAQKTEQLNSIISSTQFNGVNLLKTDIDGAGNSSLTIASSMDRTGSSAANLATISVDSLNFEGSTSFDINNRTAITDPASAQMALSEIEGFLNFAIEGAASLGASASKISSQNDFIGKLSDSMELGISAITDTNIEQASVRLATLNAQQQLGGLSLSIANASPLSLLALT; from the coding sequence ATGACAAGTATCAATACCAATTCAGGTGCGCTGACCGCGCTGCAAATGCTTGGGGGAACCGTCGAGCAAAGAGAGGTCGTCCAGGAAGATATCGCGACCGGAAAAGAGGTAGACACAGCAAAAGACAACGCCGCACTGTGGGCCATTTCACAAGTTATGGAAGTAGATGTAGCTGGATTCGCTGCTGTTTCTGGTTCCCTGACCCTGGGCGAGGCAACTGCATCGGTGGCCGCAGTCGGCGCCGAACGGATGACTGACGTATTATTGGAAATGAAACAGCTGACCATAATAGCTGGCAGCGGTGCCGTGGATTATGGTAAAATCGAAGCCCAGATGGCCCAGAAAACGGAACAGCTGAATTCGATTATTTCCTCGACACAGTTCAACGGTGTAAACCTGCTTAAGACGGATATCGACGGGGCTGGAAACTCGTCGCTTACGATTGCATCATCGATGGATCGAACTGGGTCATCGGCGGCCAATCTTGCGACTATTTCCGTCGACAGTCTTAACTTTGAAGGAAGTACCAGCTTCGACATCAACAACCGAACCGCGATAACGGACCCCGCCAGTGCCCAGATGGCGCTCAGTGAAATCGAAGGTTTTTTGAATTTTGCGATCGAGGGTGCAGCCTCCCTTGGGGCCAGTGCCAGTAAAATATCGAGTCAGAATGACTTTATTGGCAAACTATCAGACAGCATGGAACTGGGTATCAGTGCGATAACGGATACTAACATTGAGCAAGCCTCTGTTCGTCTTGCCACCCTCAATGCTCAGCAACAACTCGGCGGTTTATCACTCTCTATTGCAAATGCATCGCCACTTAGCTTGCTAGCACTTACCTAA
- a CDS encoding SDR family oxidoreductase: protein MGHHGRPEEIAQSVLFLASKQSSFTTGTTFLADGRMNI, encoded by the coding sequence ATGGGTCATCATGGTCGGCCTGAGGAAATTGCACAATCGGTACTTTTTCTGGCCTCCAAGCAAAGCAGCTTTACCACTGGCACCACGTTCTTGGCTGATGGCCGGATGAACATCTAA
- a CDS encoding ATP-binding cassette domain-containing protein — translation MTAWQLVQWGVWTPITWLVCILVDIAALRAHDRTCAGVARTGVKAVATLGFALVGIPILKAETIAWGLSGVIAGTTSLAMMVQGWVLALAVLRVLGLYLALITLMVAGGLEIILATFQFPNGGTFKASESILLFALAVVGGARYWFGAVIAAAPDGVDANFSKPVSGIIGPNGAGKTALMNVVSGFVATQGGQIIRNCENLMGLAPYKRAHWGLRRSLQKEEIADDLTIAENVLVQTDHSPQGAARKRQEVLRVLEIVGMADRVEKSGTLRNSFERRLTDVAKCLVGKPKVIMFDEPAGGLSFEETARLGDLFLGIHDRTGHRHW, via the coding sequence GTGACCGCCTGGCAACTGGTCCAATGGGGCGTCTGGACGCCGATTACTTGGCTGGTCTGTATCCTTGTCGATATCGCTGCTTTACGGGCGCATGATCGCACCTGTGCTGGCGTGGCGCGAACCGGGGTAAAGGCAGTGGCGACCTTGGGGTTTGCGCTGGTCGGTATTCCGATCTTGAAGGCAGAAACCATTGCCTGGGGGCTGTCGGGTGTGATTGCTGGGACTACCAGTCTGGCAATGATGGTCCAGGGCTGGGTGCTGGCGCTGGCAGTGCTTCGAGTGCTCGGACTTTACCTTGCTTTGATTACGTTGATGGTAGCTGGCGGGCTGGAGATCATTCTGGCAACGTTTCAGTTTCCAAATGGCGGCACCTTTAAGGCCAGTGAGAGTATCTTGCTCTTTGCGCTCGCCGTGGTGGGTGGTGCTCGGTACTGGTTCGGGGCTGTGATAGCCGCTGCGCCTGACGGAGTTGATGCAAATTTCTCAAAACCGGTGAGCGGTATCATCGGCCCAAACGGGGCGGGAAAGACGGCATTGATGAACGTGGTGTCCGGTTTTGTTGCGACCCAGGGTGGTCAGATCATCCGGAATTGTGAAAACCTGATGGGGCTCGCCCCATACAAACGCGCACATTGGGGGCTGCGGCGGTCGCTTCAAAAGGAAGAAATTGCCGATGACCTGACCATTGCCGAGAATGTGCTGGTTCAAACCGATCACTCACCACAGGGAGCTGCGCGAAAACGTCAGGAGGTGTTGCGGGTTTTGGAGATCGTCGGCATGGCAGATCGCGTGGAAAAATCAGGCACATTGCGCAATTCGTTTGAACGGCGGCTGACCGATGTCGCCAAATGCCTTGTTGGAAAGCCCAAAGTGATCATGTTTGACGAACCGGCGGGCGGCTTGTCATTCGAAGAAACCGCCCGCTTGGGGGATCTGTTCTTGGGCATTCATGACCGGACCGGGCACAGACATTGGTGA
- a CDS encoding ABC transporter substrate-binding protein, with amino-acid sequence MKKLNIVLSATAGLFGLAVADQAATAPSCGANTGAAATGKPVIVGGIHGTAAPCDFSTSTDAVAAYFSCFNANGGIIGRPIDYRVENDQWTPELAAQVAAKLVHDAGDV; translated from the coding sequence ATGAAGAAACTGAATATCGTATTGTCGGCAACGGCGGGCCTTTTTGGTCTGGCCGTTGCCGATCAGGCCGCAACAGCACCATCGTGCGGCGCCAATACTGGCGCCGCCGCAACCGGAAAGCCCGTCATAGTTGGAGGTATTCACGGGACTGCCGCACCTTGTGATTTTTCTACTTCGACTGATGCGGTGGCAGCCTATTTTTCCTGCTTTAATGCCAATGGTGGTATCATTGGACGCCCCATTGATTACCGCGTGGAAAACGACCAATGGACTCCGGAACTTGCCGCACAGGTTGCAGCTAAACTGGTCCATGACGCTGGTGACGTGTGA
- a CDS encoding GMC oxidoreductase, with product MQLHVLPVMAGWTDRAPIEEHGITIGLCFLRPKSRGSVKLRSANSKDPALFDAGIFSNSDELEILVWGVKKSIEIPEAPSLARLIKRRALPVPGIEKSDNALRDYVRRTAKNVFHPVGTAKMGTVTDRMAVVDAELRVRGVQSLRVADASIMPRLVSGNTNASTMMIAERVARFFTDKEALSSSIAD from the coding sequence TTGCAATTGCACGTTCTGCCGGTCATGGCGGGTTGGACGGATCGTGCGCCCATTGAAGAACACGGCATTACCATTGGCCTGTGCTTCTTGCGGCCCAAGTCTCGCGGGTCAGTCAAGCTGAGGTCGGCAAATTCGAAAGACCCAGCGCTGTTCGATGCAGGTATTTTCTCAAACTCAGATGAACTTGAGATCCTAGTATGGGGCGTGAAGAAATCAATCGAGATCCCGGAGGCTCCGTCACTGGCGCGCTTGATCAAGCGCAGGGCCCTGCCTGTGCCAGGGATTGAGAAGAGCGACAACGCCTTAAGGGACTATGTCCGTCGGACTGCAAAAAACGTGTTTCATCCGGTTGGCACCGCGAAGATGGGCACGGTTACCGACCGTATGGCGGTTGTTGATGCTGAATTGCGCGTGCGGGGTGTTCAAAGCCTACGGGTTGCCGATGCCTCCATCATGCCGCGACTGGTGTCAGGCAATACAAACGCATCCACAATGATGATAGCCGAGCGCGTTGCTCGTTTCTTTACGGACAAGGAGGCTCTGAGCAGCTCAATCGCTGACTAG
- a CDS encoding helix-turn-helix domain-containing protein has product MRKLQRSFALIRTTPTDYLIQKRLEHACQLLRARRSKQGTQLVSTIAYASGFNDVSYSNHQFRRAFGCAPGQF; this is encoded by the coding sequence ATGCGGAAGTTGCAGCGCAGCTTTGCCCTAATCAGAACAACGCCAACCGATTATCTGATCCAAAAAAGGCTGGAACACGCCTGTCAGTTGCTTCGGGCGCGTCGATCAAAACAAGGGACCCAACTGGTCTCGACTATCGCCTACGCCAGCGGATTCAACGATGTTTCATATTCTAACCATCAGTTTCGACGGGCCTTTGGCTGTGCACCAGGTCAATTCTGA